The proteins below are encoded in one region of Effusibacillus dendaii:
- a CDS encoding Dabb family protein → MVEHLVLFKFSETTTNEQKDAIIAQARQLKEAIPGIVDLKCGRNFSDRSKGFEVGLSVRFENRQALEAYGPHPKHQELVAKLREIGMQETIVVDFPIE, encoded by the coding sequence ATGGTCGAACATCTGGTTCTCTTCAAGTTTTCGGAAACTACCACAAATGAGCAGAAAGATGCAATTATTGCGCAGGCACGCCAACTGAAAGAGGCAATCCCCGGAATCGTTGACCTGAAATGCGGCCGTAATTTTTCCGATCGCAGCAAAGGGTTTGAGGTAGGTTTGTCGGTCCGTTTCGAGAATCGGCAAGCGTTGGAAGCGTACGGCCCGCATCCGAAACACCAGGAACTTGTTGCAAAACTGCGTGAAATCGGCATGCAGGAAACGATTGTAGTGGATTTTCCAATTGAATAG
- a CDS encoding zinc-dependent alcohol dehydrogenase family protein produces the protein MKALVLEELRKPLSVKEMPDPELTPDGVIVRVEANGVCRSDWHAWMGDWAWMNLPLPHVMGHEFTGVVEEVGANVKRFRKGDRVIVPFSQGDGVCPQCVAGHQNICEHLQMPGFTYWGGYGQYVNVPNADINLVTLPDGVGFVDAAGMGCRFMTSFHGVVDQAKVRPGEWVAVHGCGGIGLSAVQIASAIGANVIAVDIGDDKLEFARKLGAVATVNAGKENAPEAIKEITKGGANVSIDALGIAATCQSSVLSLARRGRHLQVGLTTQNEQGMVALPIDLIVQFELQIVGSLGMQAARYPEMLQMVEKGRLRPGDLVTRTISIEEAGQALADMSNFASVGVTVVNKW, from the coding sequence ATGAAAGCGCTGGTTTTGGAAGAGTTGAGAAAACCGCTGTCTGTGAAAGAGATGCCTGATCCGGAGTTAACCCCGGATGGAGTGATCGTACGGGTGGAAGCGAACGGCGTCTGCCGCAGTGACTGGCATGCCTGGATGGGCGATTGGGCATGGATGAACCTGCCGTTACCGCATGTGATGGGTCACGAGTTTACCGGTGTAGTCGAAGAGGTCGGCGCGAACGTAAAAAGGTTCCGCAAAGGCGATCGGGTCATCGTGCCGTTCAGCCAGGGCGATGGTGTCTGTCCGCAGTGCGTGGCCGGCCATCAAAATATTTGCGAGCATCTTCAGATGCCTGGCTTTACATACTGGGGCGGCTACGGTCAGTATGTAAACGTGCCAAATGCGGACATCAACCTGGTCACCCTGCCGGATGGAGTAGGTTTCGTTGATGCCGCTGGCATGGGATGCCGCTTTATGACGTCTTTCCACGGGGTTGTAGATCAGGCAAAAGTGCGTCCGGGTGAATGGGTGGCGGTACACGGCTGCGGTGGTATCGGTCTGTCTGCCGTTCAGATTGCGTCCGCCATTGGAGCCAACGTAATTGCGGTCGACATTGGCGATGACAAACTGGAATTTGCCAGAAAGTTGGGAGCGGTTGCCACCGTCAATGCAGGCAAGGAGAATGCGCCTGAAGCCATCAAAGAAATCACAAAAGGCGGCGCTAACGTTTCGATTGATGCGCTGGGGATTGCAGCAACCTGTCAGTCTTCCGTTTTGAGCCTGGCGAGACGGGGACGCCATCTGCAGGTGGGTCTGACCACCCAGAACGAGCAAGGCATGGTTGCGTTGCCAATCGATCTGATTGTGCAGTTCGAACTGCAAATTGTCGGTTCACTCGGCATGCAGGCCGCCCGTTATCCGGAGATGCTGCAAATGGTGGAAAAAGGACGTTTGCGCCCAGGCGATTTGGTCACGCGTACGATTTCAATCGAAGAGGCGGGCCAAGCGCTTGCGGATATGTCGAATTTTGCATCGGTTGGAGTGACCGTGGTAAATAAGTGGTAA
- a CDS encoding aromatic acid exporter family protein: MKLVNWFAGARVVKTSIAAGLALYLASFLGYRGYTYAALVAILATQKSLTRSFGVAKYQLASALIGTVGGNLVAWQFGTHPLLVGLLVYLLFAIHLKLKWQNTVFLAIVTAVTSFSSFEGELVIHAIKQIATVVIGISCSVVVNLLSVPRYEQRLDELLERSEGMLRGLLYILADQLSQFEGRFSGQEFASQVKEVRGYIQEARHYAELIFEDHWFYNQKGREAQEAVRRLTQMDALCGHLLNLQEVLEKVDMWVESVPMLQRLIRILIGLQLRVFRRGTAPFRLTDRAIRFLDRSIQSMDLPKTRKEFEIRASLYHFYVELKDYYVALKEISAKNSIR; encoded by the coding sequence ATGAAACTGGTAAACTGGTTTGCCGGGGCACGCGTGGTCAAAACATCGATTGCGGCCGGTTTGGCGCTATACTTGGCCTCCTTTCTCGGATATAGGGGATATACATACGCGGCACTTGTTGCCATATTGGCGACTCAAAAATCATTGACCCGATCGTTCGGTGTCGCCAAATATCAGCTGGCTTCCGCCTTAATCGGAACGGTCGGCGGCAATCTGGTCGCCTGGCAATTTGGCACACACCCGTTGCTTGTCGGGCTGCTTGTTTATCTGTTGTTTGCGATTCATTTGAAACTAAAGTGGCAGAACACCGTTTTTCTGGCAATTGTGACAGCCGTCACCTCTTTCTCGTCATTTGAAGGAGAATTGGTGATCCATGCGATAAAGCAAATTGCGACAGTCGTTATCGGAATCAGTTGTTCCGTTGTGGTGAACCTTTTGTCTGTCCCGCGATACGAACAGCGTCTTGACGAGCTTCTGGAGCGTTCGGAAGGTATGTTGCGCGGACTTTTATATATATTGGCAGATCAATTGAGCCAATTTGAAGGACGCTTTTCCGGTCAGGAGTTTGCCAGTCAGGTAAAGGAAGTGCGTGGGTATATACAGGAAGCCCGCCACTACGCAGAGTTGATTTTTGAGGATCATTGGTTCTATAACCAAAAGGGGCGGGAAGCGCAAGAGGCCGTTCGAAGGTTAACGCAGATGGACGCTTTGTGCGGGCATCTGTTAAACCTGCAAGAAGTGTTGGAGAAGGTAGACATGTGGGTGGAATCGGTGCCCATGCTGCAAAGATTGATTCGGATTTTGATAGGCCTGCAATTGCGGGTGTTCCGTCGGGGGACGGCGCCATTCCGTTTGACTGATCGGGCGATCCGCTTTTTGGACCGCTCCATTCAGTCCATGGACCTGCCAAAAACCCGGAAAGAGTTTGAGATTCGGGCTTCTCTCTATCATTTCTACGTAGAGTTGAAAGATTATTACGTTGCTTTAAAAGAAATATCCGCGAAAAATTCGATTCGATAG
- a CDS encoding GerAB/ArcD/ProY family transporter has translation MQQPNRDLQFNQVFITLASAMIGVRLLVLPRTLTEEAGTPDIWISNILGMLIGITTAGLVGLFPRMFREKDFFQFVPMIVGRIPGYVLTTGYILYVLSFISNELRSTAEVIQFYLMHRTPVTVIALVMLLTAIYLVKGGMHPVVYIQQMFFPIIVVVILLLMVFVWNKTDFQNLRPVLGEGFLPVLKAVPETAFAVLGFEMIMIFGAYMKHPKEALKSAVCAILSVNLLNILVVVFAVLMFDGQTLKTILYPVVEIAKEVEVPGGFLERLESVFLTIWVMTIFSTIAIGLFIASHGVEQLYGMEQSKNVVFLVPVVTLVALWPKNLADVFDMGTVVENVGIFFVGTVPAVLFLAAKLRGVGQSSAAKSATKGSNGQGRSKRIDRISKQAVQPENEEETMQCSER, from the coding sequence TTGCAGCAACCGAACAGAGATCTACAGTTCAACCAAGTATTCATTACCCTGGCATCCGCAATGATTGGCGTTCGGTTGCTGGTCCTGCCGCGAACGCTTACGGAAGAGGCCGGCACACCGGATATTTGGATATCGAACATTCTCGGCATGCTGATCGGTATAACGACGGCAGGTCTGGTAGGTTTGTTTCCCCGGATGTTTAGAGAGAAAGACTTTTTCCAGTTTGTGCCGATGATAGTTGGACGAATTCCCGGATATGTGCTGACAACCGGTTATATCTTGTACGTGCTCAGTTTTATCTCAAACGAATTACGCTCTACGGCAGAAGTGATCCAGTTTTATTTAATGCATCGGACGCCGGTTACCGTGATTGCGCTCGTGATGCTTTTGACAGCCATCTATTTGGTAAAAGGCGGAATGCATCCGGTCGTATACATTCAACAGATGTTTTTTCCAATTATCGTAGTAGTCATTCTGCTCTTGATGGTGTTTGTATGGAATAAAACGGATTTTCAGAACCTGCGACCGGTGTTGGGAGAAGGTTTCCTGCCCGTGTTAAAAGCGGTGCCGGAAACGGCATTTGCGGTACTCGGATTTGAAATGATCATGATATTTGGCGCGTATATGAAACATCCAAAAGAGGCATTAAAATCAGCTGTCTGCGCGATTTTATCCGTCAATCTGCTGAACATTTTGGTGGTTGTTTTTGCTGTGCTCATGTTCGATGGCCAGACGCTGAAGACAATCCTTTATCCAGTGGTGGAAATTGCAAAAGAAGTGGAAGTGCCGGGCGGTTTTCTGGAGCGTCTCGAATCCGTATTCCTGACCATTTGGGTGATGACCATCTTCTCTACTATTGCCATTGGCCTATTTATCGCCTCACACGGTGTTGAGCAATTGTATGGCATGGAACAGAGCAAAAATGTGGTTTTTCTGGTGCCAGTGGTCACACTGGTGGCATTATGGCCGAAAAATCTTGCAGATGTGTTTGACATGGGCACCGTAGTGGAGAATGTCGGCATTTTTTTTGTCGGAACTGTTCCCGCGGTCCTGTTTCTAGCTGCGAAACTGCGGGGAGTCGGACAGTCTTCTGCTGCCAAAAGCGCAACAAAGGGGTCGAATGGACAAGGCCGCAGCAAGCGGATTGATCGGATAAGCAAACAGGCTGTTCAACCGGAAAATGAGGAGGAGACTATGCAATGCTCCGAACGATAG
- a CDS encoding Ger(x)C family spore germination protein → MLNQKAWIVTVCLLALVSLTGCWDRIEIEERGFVMALAIDLAPEKAKQGQKQKIQATYQIAIPAKLRTSGQSASVGGGGEEKAFLNITTSGDVLFKTARIASTRSSRSPYFEHTQVVLIGEELAREGYLDDIADVILRDNELRRKVTVITVQGKARDVLNSFSPQEKLMSEYIESLSENSRYVARMPKDLSVGLLSQRLNGRTSFAMQRIFMVNNQIHLSGSAVYNGSNEKLVGWLNGEETEGLLLLTGQYRGGVLVSDLPSGERVAVEVKQAATKLTVTMQNGMPSFRYQIEVTGEIGESWSTRNTLDETMVHQVERSTEKEVKRLTGETIKTLQTELKTDAIGLGATLARKHPDVWRKIKENWDNGQNMFSQVDVQVNAKATVTTPGSILMIEKKK, encoded by the coding sequence ATGTTAAATCAAAAAGCCTGGATTGTGACGGTTTGTTTATTGGCTTTGGTCAGTTTGACCGGTTGTTGGGATCGGATTGAAATCGAAGAACGCGGTTTTGTTATGGCATTAGCGATAGATTTAGCGCCGGAAAAAGCGAAACAGGGACAAAAGCAAAAAATTCAGGCGACATACCAGATTGCCATTCCCGCCAAGCTGCGTACGAGCGGACAGTCAGCAAGTGTAGGAGGCGGCGGTGAAGAAAAGGCTTTTCTAAATATAACGACGAGCGGAGACGTGTTGTTCAAAACCGCTCGGATCGCATCCACCCGCAGCAGCCGCAGTCCGTACTTCGAGCATACACAAGTGGTATTGATTGGCGAAGAACTGGCAAGAGAAGGCTATCTGGACGATATAGCGGATGTCATTTTACGGGATAATGAGCTGCGTCGCAAGGTCACGGTGATTACCGTACAAGGGAAAGCGCGTGATGTGCTAAACTCCTTTTCACCGCAGGAAAAGCTGATGAGCGAATATATTGAGTCTCTGTCTGAAAACAGCAGGTATGTGGCACGCATGCCAAAGGACTTGTCAGTGGGTCTTTTATCGCAAAGATTGAACGGCAGAACCAGTTTTGCCATGCAGCGGATTTTTATGGTCAATAACCAGATCCATTTGTCTGGTTCAGCCGTTTACAACGGTTCCAACGAGAAGCTGGTCGGCTGGTTAAACGGAGAAGAAACGGAGGGACTTTTGCTTTTGACCGGTCAATACCGAGGGGGCGTCCTGGTTTCCGATCTTCCGTCAGGTGAACGGGTGGCGGTTGAAGTAAAGCAAGCGGCAACAAAATTGACTGTAACGATGCAAAACGGTATGCCTTCCTTCCGCTATCAAATTGAAGTGACGGGTGAAATTGGGGAAAGTTGGTCAACCAGAAACACACTGGATGAAACGATGGTTCATCAGGTCGAGCGGTCTACTGAAAAGGAAGTGAAGCGATTGACGGGTGAAACGATCAAAACGCTGCAAACGGAACTGAAAACAGATGCAATCGGACTAGGTGCGACATTGGCGCGAAAACACCCGGATGTTTGGCGGAAAATCAAAGAGAATTGGGATAACGGACAAAATATGTTCAGCCAGGTTGACGTTCAAGTGAATGCAAAGGCAACGGTTACCACGCCCGGCTCGATTTTGATGATCGAGAAGAAAAAATAA
- a CDS encoding spore germination protein, with amino-acid sequence MKQPNFDVQKDKQSQNSLPKANQSEFPLELTPQLEQNLQTIKQAIGQNPDVIIRQMEIGSNRIKSSIVYVDNLVDKQTIQSDILRVLLLEWPELQKTDLNSDLPELATYIEQHAVSASETKIGNTLDTLCLSVLSGDTVLLLDGSKEFLVIGSRKYPARSIEEPESESVVRGPREGFIESIRTNLALVRLRIKDTNLTFQSNFIGRRGKKEVVVSYIKGIARQELVDEVNKRLACIDIDDVEESGQLEQLIEDNVFSPFPQAQHTERPDRVASALLQGKVAIFLDGTPFVLYVPVTFSELLKSPEDKYERWMMGSLIRALRYVTAFIAVFLPSLYIALVSFHPGLIPTKLALSIAASREGVPFPALVEAFVMEVTIEVLREAGVRLPKPVGQTVGIVGGLVIGEAAVQAGIVSPIMVIIVALGAISSFSIPSYSVAIAFRILRFLMMLAAAVLGLYGVIIAYILLNIHLVRMHSFGTVFSTPFGPYKLRDWKDLIMRFPLQLIKKRPASLKSEDEWRMS; translated from the coding sequence ATGAAGCAACCTAATTTTGATGTACAGAAAGACAAACAATCTCAAAATTCGCTGCCGAAAGCAAATCAATCCGAATTTCCGCTCGAATTGACTCCTCAACTGGAGCAAAATTTGCAGACGATCAAACAGGCCATCGGTCAAAATCCGGATGTCATCATCCGTCAAATGGAGATCGGTTCCAATCGAATCAAATCGTCCATTGTGTATGTGGACAATCTGGTTGATAAACAGACCATTCAATCGGATATTCTTCGTGTCTTGCTGCTGGAATGGCCGGAACTTCAGAAGACAGATCTGAATTCGGATCTTCCCGAACTTGCTACGTATATCGAACAGCATGCGGTCAGTGCCAGTGAAACCAAGATCGGAAACACGCTCGATACATTATGTTTGTCCGTTTTATCGGGGGACACGGTGCTGTTGCTTGACGGATCAAAGGAATTCCTGGTTATCGGATCTCGCAAGTACCCTGCCCGAAGTATAGAAGAACCGGAAAGCGAATCAGTGGTTCGGGGGCCGCGTGAAGGATTTATCGAATCGATCCGAACCAATCTGGCTTTGGTTCGACTAAGGATCAAGGACACAAATCTCACATTTCAATCGAATTTTATCGGCCGACGGGGCAAAAAAGAGGTGGTAGTCTCCTATATTAAAGGGATTGCCCGCCAGGAACTGGTGGACGAAGTGAATAAAAGGCTCGCTTGCATCGATATTGACGATGTGGAAGAAAGCGGCCAACTGGAACAGTTAATCGAAGATAATGTGTTTTCCCCGTTTCCGCAGGCACAGCACACCGAACGGCCTGATCGAGTAGCATCGGCGCTGCTGCAGGGGAAAGTTGCCATATTTTTAGATGGTACACCATTTGTTCTCTATGTTCCTGTTACATTTAGCGAACTGCTGAAATCGCCGGAAGACAAATATGAACGCTGGATGATGGGTTCCCTGATTCGTGCTTTACGATATGTGACGGCGTTTATTGCGGTTTTTTTGCCATCGCTTTATATTGCGCTTGTTTCCTTTCATCCAGGATTGATTCCAACCAAATTGGCGTTGTCCATTGCGGCCTCCCGTGAAGGAGTGCCGTTTCCTGCACTCGTTGAGGCGTTTGTTATGGAAGTAACAATTGAAGTATTGCGGGAAGCAGGAGTGCGTCTGCCGAAGCCAGTCGGTCAAACGGTGGGTATTGTGGGCGGTTTGGTAATCGGAGAAGCGGCCGTACAGGCGGGAATTGTTAGCCCGATCATGGTCATTATTGTAGCGTTAGGTGCGATTTCTTCCTTTTCCATCCCATCCTACAGCGTCGCGATTGCGTTTCGCATACTGCGGTTTTTGATGATGCTGGCCGCTGCTGTTCTCGGACTATATGGTGTGATCATCGCCTATATCCTGCTCAATATTCACTTGGTAAGAATGCATAGTTTCGGTACTGTGTTTTCAACCCCGTTTGGTCCTTACAAACTGCGTGACTGGAAAGACCTCATTATGCGGTTTCCGCTGCAGCTTATTAAAAAGCGGCCTGCTTCATTAAAATCGGAAGACGAGTGGCGGATGAGTTGA
- a CDS encoding PaaI family thioesterase, producing the protein MENDKYLQELRDFFMRVPFWQHTGCVVEHLEPGHSVISVKIEKHHLNGNDTVHGGLYATLLDNAMGLASRAKCGPHQATTNMNIQYLAPVSEGTIYGRGRVVHHTKRTVTTEARAEAADGTLLAVATASFRVFSEK; encoded by the coding sequence GTGGAGAACGACAAGTATTTGCAGGAGTTGCGGGATTTCTTTATGAGAGTTCCGTTCTGGCAGCATACCGGATGCGTAGTGGAACATTTGGAGCCTGGACATTCGGTCATTTCCGTTAAGATCGAAAAACATCATTTGAATGGGAACGATACGGTGCATGGAGGGTTGTACGCCACATTGCTGGATAACGCGATGGGGTTGGCGTCGCGCGCCAAGTGCGGACCTCATCAGGCAACTACCAATATGAACATCCAGTACTTGGCGCCGGTCAGCGAAGGAACGATTTATGGGCGCGGGCGGGTCGTACATCACACGAAGCGTACCGTGACAACGGAGGCCAGAGCGGAAGCGGCTGACGGCACATTGCTGGCGGTGGCGACCGCATCCTTCCGCGTATTTTCAGAAAAATAA
- a CDS encoding enoyl-CoA hydratase/isomerase family protein has protein sequence MELKNIIAEVKESIGIITINRPEVRNALNMETVNEMKSVLEQWRTDSSVQVVVFTGAGEKSFAAGADIAQLRERTLFDALESNMQSFYRELEQYEKPTIAAVNGFALGGGCELAMSCDIRIASENAKFGLPELNLAIIPGAGGTQRLARLVGKGKAVEMILTGAMIDAAEAKQMGLVTQVASPDELMSAVRKTADAILAKGPLAVRLAKLAVQTGLETDLDTGMVIERLAQAILFTSEDKREGTTAFLEKRKPNFQGK, from the coding sequence ATGGAACTTAAAAATATTATCGCTGAAGTGAAGGAATCGATCGGCATCATTACGATCAATCGCCCGGAAGTGCGGAATGCATTGAATATGGAAACGGTCAACGAAATGAAGTCCGTATTGGAGCAATGGCGGACTGATTCGTCCGTACAGGTGGTCGTATTCACCGGAGCAGGAGAAAAATCGTTTGCGGCTGGCGCCGACATTGCGCAGTTGCGGGAACGAACATTGTTTGATGCGCTCGAATCCAATATGCAGTCGTTCTATCGGGAACTGGAACAGTATGAGAAACCGACCATTGCGGCTGTCAACGGGTTCGCTTTGGGCGGCGGCTGCGAACTGGCCATGTCCTGCGATATCCGGATTGCCAGTGAAAACGCCAAATTTGGCTTGCCGGAACTGAATTTGGCCATAATTCCAGGGGCTGGCGGCACACAGCGGCTGGCTCGTTTGGTGGGAAAAGGCAAAGCGGTGGAAATGATTTTGACGGGTGCGATGATTGATGCGGCGGAAGCCAAGCAGATGGGTCTTGTCACACAGGTGGCATCCCCTGATGAACTGATGTCTGCCGTCCGCAAAACGGCAGATGCGATTCTGGCGAAAGGTCCGCTTGCCGTACGTCTTGCCAAATTGGCGGTGCAGACCGGTTTGGAAACCGATTTGGATACGGGCATGGTGATTGAGCGTTTGGCGCAGGCCATTTTATTTACATCCGAAGATAAACGGGAAGGAACGACCGCCTTCTTGGAAAAGAGAAAGCCGAATTTTCAAGGGAAATAA